AGATTCTATAACAGCTAAACGGTCTTCACGAACTAATTGTGACAATATAGATCTCATACCAGAACGATACATTTTCTTATTTATTTTCTGAGAAAAATTTTCTTCTGGAGAATTAGGAAATATACGACCACCTCCACGCCATAAAGGAGATGATGTCATGCCAGCTCTAGCACGACCGGTGCCTTTTTGACGCCATGGTTTCTTTGTGCTGTGTCTTACCTCAGATCTATCTTTCTGAGCACGATTTCCGGAGCGAGCATTTGCTTGGAAAGCAACAACAATTTGATGAACTAATGAGTTATTAAACTCACAAGCAAATATATTATCAAGACCACAAACAATATCATTAGAGCCATGCTCATTAAGGAGCTTTAAGTCCATTATTATAGCTCCCTATTTTTAAAAATTTTCTTAATAGCTGGTCGGACTATCAAATCAGCATCTGAATAACCAGGAACCGCACCTTTCAATAAAAGCAAATTCCTTTCAATATCTACTCTTATAATTTCAAGGTTTTGTATAGTACGTTTGACTGAACCCATATGACCAGACATCTTCTTTCCAGGAAAAACTCTACCTGGATCTTGTGCTTGGCCAATAGAACCAGGTACTCTATGAGAACGAGAATTACCATGAGAATTTCTCTGAGAACCAAAATTATGGCGCTTGATAGTTCCAGCAAAACCCTTACCTATACTTGTTCCAGTAACATCTACATATTGACCATTTTGGAAAATACTATCCACATTAATTACAGAACCTATAGAAAGATCTTTTAATTGGTCATTATTTAATCTAAATTCTTTAAGAACACTACCAGCCTCTACAGCAGCTTTAGAG
The sequence above is drawn from the Candidatus Kinetoplastibacterium crithidii (ex Angomonas deanei ATCC 30255) genome and encodes:
- the rplD gene encoding 50S ribosomal protein L4 — translated: MDLKLLNEHGSNDIVCGLDNIFACEFNNSLVHQIVVAFQANARSGNRAQKDRSEVRHSTKKPWRQKGTGRARAGMTSSPLWRGGGRIFPNSPEENFSQKINKKMYRSGMRSILSQLVREDRLAVIESFELDSPKTKLAANKIKSFGLTSALIVLEEIDENIYLATRNLPHIAITETRYIDPLSLVHYKKILFTRGAIKQLEEMLG
- the rplC gene encoding 50S ribosomal protein L3, whose translation is MEIIMSESTANSVAYRLGMVGRKIGMTRIFTEDGESIPVTVVDVSNNRITQIKSQAIDGYDAVQVAYGVRKTSRLSKSQIGHYSKAAVEAGSVLKEFRLNNDQLKDLSIGSVINVDSIFQNGQYVDVTGTSIGKGFAGTIKRHNFGSQRNSHGNSRSHRVPGSIGQAQDPGRVFPGKKMSGHMGSVKRTIQNLEIIRVDIERNLLLLKGAVPGYSDADLIVRPAIKKIFKNREL